The genomic stretch TTTGACTATTTCGACTTCTAAGGGACGAGCATGTGCAGCTCATGTTCGACATCCATGGGAGAATTATGACGGAACAAGTGATGGAGCTTTCCGCCAAGGTTGGAGATGTTGGTCATGGTGGTTCTATACACTCGACCTATGTATAAGAAGACCGACCTCTCGCACCACCACCCATTCATGTCGCCATTCTAGTGTTGAGGCTTTCAAGTATTGCAAGCCGTTTGTTTTCGTCGATGGCACGCATCCGTATAGCAGATTGATAGCAAGAATCGTGTTGGTTAGAAATTTCTCTTATAGAAAGAAGAacttcgttgtaagcatagctccaaaccaacaaacaactctcACATCAAATTAAACTTTGGTTTTGTCACATgtacaaaccccaatgaaaattaaccgaagtatttaaacctcgggtcgtctcacaaggaattgcaatgaagtgaatgattattggttatgaaggaACAAAGGGGGTCTGATTAATAAActagcaagaaattaaatgggcaagaatttaaattacaaaaaaagtaaatcaagcgagcaattaaagaaagcaattaataaagagagacattcatgacAAAGATTGAGAATgtaggctttctatcctagtcgtACAATGATTAATTCATCATATTTAGTCAACTCCAACAAATGGAAGAAGGTATCATGTTATCTTCACATAGGGAGAACGTCAAACAACTATAATCAATCATATCACAATAATGGacaagaatttatcttattaaGTCATCTCGGACGATAGAAGAAAGTATCATATTATCCTCACACTCCAAGAAAGTCTAATaagactagctaatctcaatcTACAAGTCCTAATCACttactaattaaattagcaaGGGATTAGAGTCAATGAAAAtcatattaactaacaactctagatcaccaacataagttgggtatccatgactcaagattgcctaattactctttccaagccaagaatgctcaagattTACTCTAAAGTCCAACCaaacattttgtcaaacacttggtgggtatAAATGGAAAGCATGGCAAAtgtgcaagaataataaaatctaacaactaccaattgcaaggaaagataaatgacaactcaaatcaacaataaaaagaacatcaaacatcaattgtattaaaaagaaaccaaatccaacaagaacattcataaacataaaagagacatgaaagtaaaattaacaagagaaccaGAAGAATTGAAGTGTTAGAgcaagaaattgtaaaggaaacaagatgaaaacatgaaattggacctagatctaagatggaAATACCTtaaaaaccctaattctagagagaagatggagcttctctctctagaaactaagcTACATGATGCAAAACTCTAAACGATTGCTCCCCctttgcccaagcttgaatTCTACATGAAATAgaatcagaaatgagttggattgggcccaaaatgtctcagaaatcgctggccacgagttgcttTTAATGAATCACGTGCAgcaacccacgcgtacgcgtacgcgtccctagGCGCCAGGCAACTAtagcaaattttatatcattttgaagcgccggatgttagctttccaacacaactagaactgcttcaattggacttctgtagctcaagttttggtcgattgagtgcgaagaggtcagggttgacagcttttacgattccttcatttcttcatgagttctcccactttgcatgcttttccttcatttcttcaatCCAATATTTGCcttctaaacctgaaatcacttaacaaacatatcaagacatcgaatgaaattaaagtgaattaaatttagttattttaaggcctaaaaagcatgttttcacacttaagcacaaatttagggaggattacaaaaccatgctatttcattgaataaatgtgagaaaagttgataaaatctccCAAAATAAGCACGAGATAAACCACAAATTTGGGATTTATCACATATACGGTGGAGTGTTGCTTATTGTGGTGGCACAAGACAGCAACAGCAACATCATGCCTATTGCTTTTGCTATTATCGAGTCCGAGAGTACCGAGTCATGGTCCTTCTTTCTTACTAATATGAGACGCCATTTCACCCCCACAAAATGGCTTACTGGTTATCTCTGATAGATTGCAGGCCATTAAGGTCACGCTCAGTGCTGATGATAGTGGTTGGTATCGCCCTAGAGCATTCCATGCTTACTATATCAGACACATGGCGACGAACTTCATGACTCATTTTAAGTCAGTCGAAGGCAAGAGATACCTTATAAACACTGCTTACAGTCCAAGAAAAGTTGGGTATGAGTGGTACATGGATGCCTTGAGAGGAGTTTCCTAGGCGATGGCAGACTGGGCTGGTCGTTTCAACAAAGAGATTTAGCTGCAACATTGCGACAGTGGGAGGCAGTTTGGTCATATGACGACAAATTTGTCAAAGTGAATCAATGCAGTTCTCAAGTGAACACGGTACTTGCCGATTTTTGCCATCGTGCGCATGACGTACGAAAGGTTGCAGAAGTTGTTCGTAACAAAGGGCAAGAAGGCGCAGTCACAGTTGGCGGCTGGAAACCGCTTTTCCCAGAGGCTGATGGCAGCCATTGAGAAGAACAGAGAAGGCATCTCAAAGTTGCGTTTCACTCATTGTCATAGGCGGGCCTCTGTGTTTGTTGTGGAGAAATTAGAGCCGTTCAAAAGTTGGTCGCAAGGTTCCTTCCGCATTCAGCTATCAGCGGGTACATGTGAATGTGAACTATTCCAGTCTTTCCATTATCCGTGCTTCCATGCACTTGCCGGGTGTACCACCGCTAGCATTGAGTGGCCTCCGTATGTACATTCAGTTTACAGAGATGAAGTAATGTTCAAGGTTTACGAGATGGAGTTTCCACCGACAAAGGCTGTGAACGACATCTATTTAAAGATGTCTCCCAactatatctcgtttacagtataaacgaTATAAGAGAGGAAAATTTATTtcagtaaatattttttaaaatatttattttagtaattatcatatttattttatttattaaaataaaaaaatcctaaGAGAAGGTACTTATTTTGtccttttttcttaaaaataataaaaaaaatatacaaggCCATGTCCATGAGTTTGACAAGgtttttttcatatatattgGGCTCAGAAAGTTAATCCAACCAAAATTTGGGGAGTTTGGTGTTTTGATCCCAGTCGGTTGAGCACTTGAGCTTGAGCTTGAGCCTATTTGGCCACTCTTGCTAAAACGTAATTATATTCATCCTTCGAGAATAATAAAAACCAATTAGTTTAGATTTTAGATTTGTTACGTTGGTGGTTTTAGCGGTAACGAAGGTAATAAGAGATGAGAGTGCATATATCCGATAGATAAAAGTTTGAATTAAAGATAATTTCAACGAATTTAAATGATAGGagcaaaattaattaaatataggTCATACTTGGCGTATCCCGAGCTCCTTTATCAGTTCCATCCATTGTCAATAGGTTgccatttaaaatttttgggcCTAATGGAATAAACCCAAGAAAGTTGGCTACATGGCCATGTTGGGTTCTAATATAATTTGGCCTAAGCTGCTGAAAATTAGTTGAGATGACCcatcaatatattttttaagattcTGTATTCAGATTTGAATTTGTAgcatgaccaaaaaaaaaaaaattgaatttgtagataaaaacttttaaaaatattagatatAAGAATATGTAGTATGAATGAATTTGTAATGTAATATCTAAAATTGAGAGTGTCTAATCCATCTAACCATTAACACACAAACACACTTGAGGTTTAGGTCGTTttggtttttgaattttttgttttcttttaacgACATGCTTTGAGGATCGTTAATCAGCAGTTCAGCGCTATGTTAGTATGTTGAGGATCATTCCATCGACATACAATGACTTAGAGTAATAAATACTTAGGGTGTGTTCCGGAAAGATTGAAAAGAGGAGTTTGGAAGGAAGAAATGGAAAAGGAAGGAAgtgtttaaatatttttttttattttctgtggTTAAAATGGGTAAGGACTAAGGAAGAGAGATTTAAAAGacttgttatatatttttataattttatttcttgtaataataatatattagaTTTACCATTGTTGTAACACGACTACAcaagtaattaaaaataaaataataaatttatttaaaattaacaaaaattccaaaaaaaaattaaaaaaaagatattgaGAATAAATAATATGACCAGTTGATTACATTTAATTTATCGtatgttaaataatttattatttttataatatatattatacaattaaaaacttaaaacaATAAGATTCTTgattaaatttagaattttattataTGATGAGATAATATTAAgagtaaattttttataattttttaaaattattcttagttataaaattattaaaaagagacgttaataatttgaatatatatatatatatatatatatatatatataatgaaaattaataactcttatttattaaattatatatatatataaatgatacacatatatatatatatgattattgaATTGACacattctaaaattttttaatagttataattattacttatttgttaatataatatttttaatatgaatataGTATTGGAGTTTTATTTGACTTGCAACCATCATGATAATTAATAACGTATTTATTATAATATGATTTCGAACACCTAATATTCTAAGTTGCAAGTTGAATAAATATTAggtataatttaaatacttgtaaaattagtaattaGTCAACGATAAGAAATTCTTTAATTCTCAATAAAGAGTTTAGATTCTATAATTATAAAGATTAAGTACGATTTTAATTCTTAAGATATACTGATATAGGCCAAAAATTTTTTGTCCCCAACTTTTTGTTGCATATAAAATTATCCCTAAgatttaacttaattttaaaatgtcctatttactaacattttaatttattactaaattattcttaattaaaaaataataaaaaaaaaaagatgaaaaggaaaaagaaaagaaacgcGTGGGATAGACCGATAGAGGGAGGGAAGAAGAAGGGGAAAAGAAAGGTGGGGAGAAGAGAAGCTTTGTCATTCTGCTCATCCTCCTTTTTGCCATTCGTCGCTAAAAGattgaagaaatgaagaaattaaatttttaggttatttataatttattataataataaaaacaaattagAGTTTGACTATTATTAAACCATGTTCTAAAAAttaactgaaaataaaaaagataaaatgaattatactttattttttttagtttcttaataaaaatatctctaatgtttagttatatttaattttgtccttgacgtttttttatttgtgtcaaaATTATATCTAGACATTAACTCCATGTAAAATATTAgggacaaaataaaaaatttttaaggatagttttgtgaaaataaaaataccttaaagataaaattgaatgaatggaaaatattagagacaaaattgaatgaaattgaatgaaattaaatgttagagtaattttgaaaaaaaattacaaatattatggacaaaaaaatatactttacccataaaaatatattacttctaTGCTATCATATTATTGTTGTTAGATGCCaatcttaattaataaatttatttattataactAATTTACTAATTCCTTAGTTTTGAATTTATGGGATTACATACTGcgagtgttctaatctttgttaaataattatttaattattaatttaatttgatcaaataaaaattatattaattcagataaaatattattatattttttactagtactaaaaatataataataatatgataattaaaatattaaataaaaatttaaaataattaatttttttattcttaaattttaaattttgataaaattttaattgatacTATTTTAAATTAAGTTGTAATTTGATTTATAAGATTTcaatttgaaataagataaaatttaagtttaaaataagataaaaatttatatttaaaataagatttaaatttaaaatcaataacaacttcatactatatatatgtattatatatgtatgataagagtaaaaaaaagtataattttattcCCTTACCTTTACCTACATAAATATATGTAAGTTTTTTTttggtgaaaaattttttgatatgTAAGTAATTGCAACTGATTTCTcaatttagataaaaaaaaaatctattgaTTAAAGAGTTGATAGCAAAAATCAATTTCGGTGTAGATTTGCATAAAGCATTCCTATcatcaaagaagaaaattttTACTGAAATATATTCAGGTATTTGTATCTTACCAAAACCCTCATCTTCCGAATAATAAAGCTCGGAAATAGAATTTAACTCTATGAGGTCTTTCTCTCTCCTCCAAAATCTTTCAAAACACAACTTGTATTCAATTTTTGGAGAAAttaagtgtgtgtttggatttcaGTTTGCAAGAGCAAGTTtgcataaaattaattttacaaaattgattttgataaaaaataagtttgggttaacgtgatttatgtttaacaatatttgtatcaaaattaattatagcAAAATAAATGAAACAAGAGTTTGAAGagtttataatatatttttacaattttgtCATATACTAAAATATTATGATTTAAAAGTAAACATGAATATTATGATTTAGAAGTAAACACTAATTTGACAACAACCATGCTAGAATTCCACCTTGGCTTTTATCTTATGCCATTGAGGAACTCTTCAAAGTATTCCACCCTGATCTGAAATCAAGCTATTGTTAATTAGGAATGAAAGCATATAACAAATGGGACTTAACACAACTCTAAGATTCTTAGTTCCTTTAAATTGTTTTATTAAATTGGCTAATGCATCATAAACATTCCATACCATGCATTCACTTCAAAAACACAAGATTATTTTACTGTTTGCCAATGCTGAATTCATCTTCAGCAAACTGATGGAGCATGTACTGTATTACTccactaattttaaaatatttatttgaatttaaaaaaaaaataaatgtttcAAAATAATTTCCATTTTTATATTAGGATAACGTTAATTGATTTTAGTAACATTCTTGATTTAACTGTGATAATTGGTTAAGCATTAATCATATGCGTTCATTCAGTTAAAGATTTTGTCTATTTATACTATTTTAAGTATTACTAAATTTCGtttgtttttaatttagtaCATGTATTTTTTGCTTTGGTTAATTATTTTGAAGCAATGAAGCTGAAAGAGTAATGGTCAATGTTTGGAGTAAAGAATGTTTGGATCTAAAGAATCAATAATGAAATCTCATGTTggaaaaatagattaaatagTGAATATGATATAAAGAATAGTTaatatgttttctttttaagTTTTGAGTCAAAATGTGTTATATATATTCAACTtgcttatataatttttaatttctcaATTAATTTATCTGTTGATCCATGTGTTCATTACGCATTGACTTAAGACGATTTAAAAGTGAATTCAAACATGAACTCTTCAAAGTTTAAACCATCTTACCACATCTCTtcaaatatagataaataaggATTAGGAGCACTACTACAAAATGATAGAATTTGCATTCCACaaacatttttttctcttttgtataAAATTAAACTAGAACATCTAAAACAACAGAAAAATAAACAGAACTAAAGTCTAAAACTAAAATCAAACACCCAAACCATTAAATACAAGCCAGGACCTAGagttaaatattatattaatcaATCATCATGGAATAAGAGAATCAACTCTAAAATCTAAATAATAATGCAACACTTGAATTAACTAAAATACTAATAATGCTATTGAGAAGCCTTGTTTTGTGTTGATCATGTTACTCTCACCTATAGTTGCTCTCTTGGGTTGTGTTCATCTTAAGCAGCACCCTCATGTGTGTGAGGGGATGCCAACTCAGAAAGGACAAAAAGTCAAGAACTCCCATAACAAGTTGTAAATTAGCAATGCATGCACAAGTACCAATATACCAGCCATGTGCATGTGCTTACTTCAATTCCATTGCAAGAGGATATATATAGAGGGCCATTATGTAGAGACAAATCTTCCATTCATGAGAGATTAATAGAAACCATTAAAgttaaactaattaattaatactaaATTGAAACTCTAAACTGTTTGACAAAATTATTaacctttaaaaaaaatattcctgtataaaattaatagttaactCACTTTCCAATGCAATAGGTTTGTTTATGTAAAGTTTTGTTTGTCCTAAATTCATTCACTGAAAGATCATACTATATTACACTAGTTTCACTTGTCtcttcagtttttttttttttttctttttgtgcaGATTTATTGTTTTAACTTGTAAGAGTTGtgagaaaataaagaaacttACCAGCAAAGTTGGCATCAAACTAGACAAACTAAAAGCATTAAGATCAGATGCAAACTCTGAAATACATTTTAGgtaaaattcaaataaatttcGTCTCTTCTGCATACTCAACTGACCATATCACCTGCACATGATACATTAAATAATgtcatatttttaatttaatattctAGTTGACTCAAGATAACAAAGACCATAACGGCATTAACAAGGAATGCTACAGCAACTTTGCAAATCGCAATCATCCAATAGTAATTTAAAGTGCTAACTTTTTTTCCCATCTGGAAGGTGGTGTGCTTTAAACATTTTTGTGTGAATTACTGACATCACATATTAAGCACACAAAATTACTAACCTATACTCTCTCATTTGGGCCACACAATACATCAGTTACCCTCAGCTAAAGAATCTAAGAATTGAGAATGAAATAGAAGTATCCTAGGCAAATTCCCAAATACAAGGGAAAGCTTGAATGAAGTGATTCTATGCCACTTTACTTTGAATCTttaccttttattttattattattattttaaattttataactttttgatCCTTGAAACTTCTGATTGAATACTTTGATAAAAAGCTGGAATGGTACTAAACACAGCTATAAACCAAGTTGTATAACAGACTGTGCCTCTATTTGCTGATAAggcatctttttttttttccctgcTTTTTTTCActcataaaatatataaagtcaTAATACAATAAAAACGAATAAATCCCACTTTGGATCAAATCAAACCTGTAAAGAATATTTGTATATAACCATCCACTAACTTTGCTACCTCTCCTCTGTTTCTCCCCTGTTTTCACTCTGTTTCAAAACAGAGCAAAGAGACAAGGCACTACCATCACCACCATTAAGAATGGATCCACCACCAACACAGCCACcagcaatgccaccacatccATCCACCATGGCTCCCACCACTGTCATGGCTGCCACTGCCACATCAATTCAAACAAACAACCCTGACTCGGTTGAATCCTCGCCGCGCTGTCGTATCGGTGAAACATGGAATGATGAGCTTATTGTGCCGGTCCCAGGCGCCAAGCTCCGCCTCATGTGCAGCTACGGTGGCCACATCATGCCACGCCCCCATGATAAGTCCCTCAGTTACATAGGTGGTGACACTAGAATTGTGGTGGTGGATCGCAATTCAACCCTAAAGGACCTCTGTTTGCGCCTTTCCCGCACTTTACTCAATGGAAGACCCTTCACACTCAAGTACCAATTACCAAACGAGGACCTTGACAACCTCATCTCTGTCACCACTGATGAAGACCTTGACAACATGATCGAAGAGTATGATCGTGTGGCTGCAGCATCAGCATCTACCCTGAAGCCTTCACCTTCAAGACTCAGGGTGTTCCTGTTCTTCTCCAAGCCAGAGACCACTGTTTCAATGGGATCACTCCTTGATGATGCGAAATCTGAGACATGGTTCGTGGATGCGCTCAACAACTCGGGGATGCTCACAAGGGGTGTGTCAGATTCCGCAGCAGGAGAAACCATTGTAAACCTTGATGGTGTTGGCCCTGCTGTTTCAGCTAGTGGTTCAAGCAACAACTTGGAGGCTCAGGCTGCGGCAGTGGCAGAGTCTTTGGCTCTGACTGATAATATCACTggcaacaataacaacaatagCAACAAGGTGAAAAATTTGCAGGATGTTGCAGCTGTGAATTCACTGCCTGGCTCACCTTCATcagcttcttctccttcaatggcTAATCTCCCACCCATCCGGGTTCGTGTCGATGACAATGGTGCTAGTAGGCTTCAGCAGGAGCAAAGGGTTGGGGTGATGGAGGAGCAGTTAGCACAGATGACAATTGGCGCAAGTGGTGTGAGGCGAGATGAAGGGTTTGTTGTTGTTCCCTCTACTGTGGCTATGCCTGCTGCAGTGCCTGCAACTATGAGTTTGGCTGCAGCAGCAATGGTTACTAGCAATAGTAGTGATATCATGAATAGGCTTATTATCTCTGAGGATGAGAGATCAGATCCTGGTGTTCCTCTTGGGT from Arachis stenosperma cultivar V10309 chromosome 9, arast.V10309.gnm1.PFL2, whole genome shotgun sequence encodes the following:
- the LOC130951110 gene encoding uncharacterized protein LOC130951110; the protein is MDPPPTQPPAMPPHPSTMAPTTVMAATATSIQTNNPDSVESSPRCRIGETWNDELIVPVPGAKLRLMCSYGGHIMPRPHDKSLSYIGGDTRIVVVDRNSTLKDLCLRLSRTLLNGRPFTLKYQLPNEDLDNLISVTTDEDLDNMIEEYDRVAAASASTLKPSPSRLRVFLFFSKPETTVSMGSLLDDAKSETWFVDALNNSGMLTRGVSDSAAGETIVNLDGVGPAVSASGSSNNLEAQAAAVAESLALTDNITGNNNNNSNKVKNLQDVAAVNSLPGSPSSASSPSMANLPPIRVRVDDNGASRLQQEQRVGVMEEQLAQMTIGASGVRRDEGFVVVPSTVAMPAAVPATMSLAAAAMVTSNSSDIMNRLIISEDERSDPGVPLGFGKPPLPLQLVQPRTGGGVSLPSPDSVASDSSSIASTNSFSKNVYYQEQVQPSHVDNKAPTISNAKIEIREQIQDPNYTLPPQLDQNQQLHQQFVQASSPYIHHPAAATNTVPVSSYYPVYAPPPPLPSQPTLHQHPFPQTQQQQQYQPVYVMPVGHTQQPYNVTLQHNIADPNVVASGRPLVPQSIAAPAVSTTAYKDGTLPIYPPRPNTQPQTTQAFIQIPSSHFQQQPQYVGLTQVQHHQPPPPPQHIAVAPSGSGGGGGANYGYEYGGGTVQDQAAYYTQQQQATTAPLTSQYQSMTPAAAAAALSDVSKQFPNESLQQPNRATQPV